One Clavibacter zhangzhiyongii genomic region harbors:
- a CDS encoding histone-like nucleoid-structuring protein Lsr2, whose product MARKVVTTLVDDIDGVVIEEGKGETVPFALDGVNYEIDLSDANAAKLREALDTYVDRARRVGRASTGRSSSPRRSSSSAPKEDLGAAREWLREHGHKVSERGRISADLLEEYRASK is encoded by the coding sequence GTGGCTCGCAAGGTTGTCACCACGCTCGTCGACGACATCGACGGCGTCGTCATCGAAGAGGGAAAGGGCGAGACCGTCCCCTTCGCCCTCGACGGCGTGAATTACGAGATCGATCTGAGCGACGCCAACGCCGCGAAGCTCCGCGAGGCGCTGGACACCTACGTCGACCGCGCCCGCCGCGTCGGCCGCGCCTCCACCGGCCGTTCCTCCAGCCCGCGCCGCTCGTCCTCGAGCGCCCCCAAGGAGGACCTCGGCGCCGCGCGCGAATGGCTGCGCGAGCACGGCCACAAGGTCTCCGAGCGCGGCCGCATCTCCGCGGACCTGCTCGAGGAGTACCGCGCCAGCAAGTAG
- a CDS encoding DUF4011 domain-containing protein encodes MWRANERSDDDDDLLSGFAAEPLEDPHVNASHNSTSPHDLRVGDVHLGSGNVAEPRWREWREQLAGIGGPSPLLHFVDAPGSRIELSTTHPGGLAQFITGKTTLLSSLIRDELALRSARKAANRITQKGIELVSARGIESIHLAIGLAEWRFADEQFRAPVLLRPLAIRRHGSDYEVRLKGQPFLNPALARALEEQFQITLDAESFVALAVQNGAFKPQPVIDRLRGLTSHLPAFAVQPRLVVSSFAEVGRALAEDAEHLEHLVIDAIAGNPTAKWGVGEAYAPVDPIPQDQRPPVTDTLLLDADPEQEYVIAQINAGNSLVVTTLPGTGGTQTIVNSIGCLVAQNKRVLVVSPRASSLKGIGQRLADVGLPGLAVAPKSLKRDVVQSIVRNEKAAPAQTAEVDDALVRLRHVLLDYRFALGRPDKDLGVSVLDALGELSRLALLPSPPATTARLTRGAVTAIAHDRASAAASLVKAASLGEFRYGPGDSPWYGATFPTSAAATHAHDLAKSLSAEGLPRLLERADELVGQTRMRAYRSIDELGVYLRLLLDVRETLDKFQPVVFDRSLSEIIAATGSRRDAPEMTSITRRRLRKLAREYVRPGVHISDMHESLKAIQKQRILWQRYVAVGSTPEVPRGISDVHVRYQEVAADLKVLDEPLSMLTRPTPLGELPVDELREKVAQLAEDSEVLQNLQERTSLLADLRRLDLDPLLHDLSDRHVPQEAVAAELELAWWQSVLEQMLAGDKALLNANTSVLDRLESDFRLVDEAHATASAGLLAWQLAETWKIGVVDWPEEAHHLRQLLGGSAPVDAAALHHSAPHLSRTIAPVWLASPYEVPTITDEMPFDAVFLVDAGAMTLAEALGGIRRGKQTVVFGDPVTQTPSPFTIAVVPQSERSTPQLADDDSTLEERHADSALARLSELLPALSLTRSYRAGGEDLAELVNRRFYGGRIQSLPWAGTFLGHGSLSLDFVADGHGMPDEDTGAVESVDAEVIRVVELVLDHASHRPRESLMVITASARHAVRVQQAVLHAAAKRSDVTEFFIGDRAEPFMVATLEQCVAQSRDRVIFSVGYGRTPHGRVLSNFGALAAPGGERLLAVAMTRARRSMVVVSCFQPSDIDQDRMKHGIVALAQILSEAEARFKEDPIPDDGDAMLVDLARRLEGLGLAPALGHRDKLGLVASYGGRAIAIETDPVVNQTSLRESLRLRPEMLKRLGWHYLRVHSFELFADPDAVARRIATALGAISDAHPVTSPVQVQAGAHRAE; translated from the coding sequence GTGTGGCGTGCCAATGAACGATCCGACGACGACGACGACCTGCTCTCCGGGTTCGCCGCCGAGCCTCTTGAGGACCCCCACGTGAATGCTTCCCACAACAGCACCTCCCCTCACGACCTCCGGGTCGGCGACGTGCACCTGGGGAGCGGCAACGTGGCCGAGCCCCGCTGGAGGGAGTGGCGCGAGCAGCTCGCCGGCATCGGCGGCCCCTCGCCGCTCCTGCACTTCGTCGACGCGCCGGGCTCCCGGATCGAGCTGAGCACCACGCACCCGGGCGGCCTCGCGCAGTTCATCACGGGCAAGACGACGCTGCTGTCGTCCCTCATCCGCGACGAGCTCGCGCTCCGCAGCGCCCGCAAGGCCGCGAACCGCATCACCCAGAAGGGCATCGAGCTGGTCTCGGCCCGCGGCATCGAGTCGATCCACCTGGCCATCGGCCTCGCGGAGTGGCGCTTCGCCGACGAGCAGTTCCGCGCGCCGGTTCTCCTGCGCCCGCTCGCGATCCGCCGCCACGGCAGCGACTACGAGGTGCGCCTCAAGGGCCAGCCGTTCCTCAACCCAGCGCTCGCGCGAGCGCTCGAGGAGCAGTTCCAGATCACGCTCGACGCCGAGTCCTTCGTCGCGCTCGCCGTGCAGAACGGCGCCTTCAAGCCGCAGCCGGTCATCGACCGCCTGCGCGGCCTCACCTCGCACCTGCCGGCGTTCGCCGTGCAGCCGCGCCTGGTCGTCTCCTCGTTCGCCGAGGTGGGCCGTGCGCTCGCCGAGGACGCGGAGCACCTGGAGCACCTCGTCATCGACGCCATCGCCGGCAACCCGACGGCCAAGTGGGGCGTGGGCGAGGCCTACGCGCCGGTGGATCCGATCCCGCAGGACCAGCGCCCGCCCGTCACCGACACCCTGCTGCTCGACGCGGATCCCGAGCAGGAGTACGTCATCGCGCAGATCAACGCGGGCAACTCGCTCGTGGTGACGACGCTGCCGGGCACCGGCGGCACGCAGACCATCGTCAACTCCATCGGCTGCCTGGTCGCGCAGAACAAGCGCGTGCTCGTGGTCAGCCCGCGCGCGTCCTCCCTCAAGGGCATCGGACAGCGCCTCGCCGACGTCGGGCTGCCCGGCCTCGCGGTCGCGCCGAAGTCGCTCAAGCGCGACGTGGTGCAGTCCATCGTCCGCAACGAGAAGGCCGCGCCCGCGCAGACCGCCGAGGTCGACGACGCGCTCGTCCGCCTGCGCCACGTGCTGCTCGACTACCGCTTCGCGCTCGGCCGTCCCGACAAGGACCTCGGCGTCTCCGTGCTCGACGCGCTCGGCGAGCTCTCCCGCCTCGCGCTCCTGCCGAGCCCGCCGGCCACCACCGCGCGCCTCACCCGCGGGGCCGTGACGGCCATCGCGCACGACCGCGCGAGCGCCGCCGCCTCGCTCGTCAAGGCCGCGAGCCTCGGCGAGTTCCGCTACGGTCCGGGCGACTCGCCCTGGTACGGCGCCACCTTCCCCACGAGCGCCGCCGCGACCCACGCGCACGACCTCGCGAAGTCCCTCTCCGCGGAGGGCCTGCCGCGCCTCCTCGAGCGCGCCGACGAGCTCGTCGGCCAGACGCGGATGCGCGCCTACCGCTCCATCGACGAGCTGGGCGTCTACCTCCGCCTCCTCCTCGACGTCCGCGAGACCCTCGACAAGTTCCAGCCCGTGGTGTTCGACCGGTCGCTCAGCGAGATCATCGCGGCCACCGGTTCGCGCCGCGACGCCCCGGAGATGACGAGCATCACCCGCCGTCGCCTCCGCAAGCTCGCGCGCGAGTACGTGCGCCCGGGCGTCCACATCTCCGACATGCACGAGAGCCTCAAGGCGATACAGAAGCAGCGGATCCTGTGGCAGCGCTACGTCGCCGTCGGCTCGACCCCCGAGGTCCCGCGCGGCATCTCCGACGTGCACGTGCGGTACCAGGAGGTCGCCGCCGACCTCAAGGTGCTCGACGAGCCGCTGAGCATGCTCACCCGGCCGACCCCGCTCGGCGAGCTGCCCGTCGACGAGCTGCGCGAGAAGGTCGCCCAGCTCGCCGAGGACAGCGAGGTGCTCCAGAACCTGCAGGAGCGCACCTCCCTCCTCGCCGACCTCCGCCGCCTCGACCTCGACCCGCTGCTGCACGACCTCTCCGACCGGCACGTGCCGCAGGAGGCCGTCGCCGCCGAGCTCGAGCTCGCCTGGTGGCAGTCGGTCCTCGAGCAGATGCTCGCGGGCGACAAGGCGCTCCTCAACGCGAACACGAGCGTGCTCGACCGGCTCGAGTCCGACTTCCGCCTCGTCGACGAGGCGCACGCGACCGCGAGCGCTGGCCTGCTCGCCTGGCAGCTCGCGGAGACGTGGAAGATCGGCGTCGTGGACTGGCCCGAGGAGGCGCACCACCTGCGCCAGCTGCTCGGCGGATCCGCCCCCGTCGACGCCGCGGCCCTCCACCACTCCGCACCCCACCTCTCCCGCACGATCGCGCCGGTCTGGCTCGCGTCGCCGTACGAGGTGCCGACCATCACCGACGAGATGCCGTTCGACGCCGTGTTCCTGGTGGACGCCGGCGCCATGACGCTCGCGGAGGCCCTCGGCGGCATCCGCCGCGGCAAGCAGACCGTCGTGTTCGGGGATCCCGTCACGCAGACGCCGTCGCCGTTCACCATCGCGGTCGTCCCGCAGTCGGAGCGCTCCACGCCGCAGCTCGCGGACGACGACTCGACGCTCGAGGAGCGGCACGCGGACTCCGCGCTCGCGCGCCTGAGCGAGCTCCTGCCGGCCCTCTCCCTCACGCGCAGCTACCGCGCCGGCGGCGAGGACCTCGCGGAGCTCGTGAACCGCCGCTTCTACGGCGGCCGGATCCAGTCCCTCCCGTGGGCGGGCACGTTCCTCGGCCACGGCAGCCTCTCGCTCGACTTCGTGGCCGACGGCCACGGCATGCCGGACGAGGACACCGGCGCCGTCGAGAGCGTCGACGCCGAGGTGATCCGCGTGGTGGAGCTGGTCCTCGACCACGCGAGCCACCGCCCGCGCGAGTCCCTCATGGTCATCACCGCGAGCGCCCGGCACGCCGTGCGCGTGCAGCAGGCCGTCCTCCATGCGGCCGCCAAGCGCAGCGACGTCACCGAGTTCTTCATCGGCGACCGCGCGGAGCCGTTCATGGTCGCGACCCTCGAGCAGTGCGTCGCGCAGAGCCGCGACCGCGTGATCTTCTCGGTCGGCTACGGCCGCACCCCGCACGGTCGCGTGCTGTCGAACTTCGGCGCCCTCGCGGCGCCCGGCGGGGAGCGCCTGCTCGCCGTCGCGATGACGCGCGCCCGCCGCTCGATGGTGGTCGTCTCCTGCTTCCAGCCCTCCGACATCGACCAGGACCGGATGAAGCACGGCATCGTCGCGCTCGCCCAGATCCTCTCGGAGGCGGAGGCCCGCTTCAAGGAGGACCCGATCCCGGACGACGGCGACGCCATGCTGGTGGACCTCGCCCGGCGCCTCGAGGGCCTCGGCCTCGCCCCCGCCCTCGGGCACCGCGACAAGCTCGGGCTCGTCGCCTCCTACGGCGGCCGGGCCATCGCGATCGAGACGGATCCGGTGGTCAACCAGACGAGCCTCCGCGAGTCGCTGCGCTTGCGCCCGGAGATGCTGAAGCGCCTCGGCTGGCACTACCTGCGCGTGCACTCCTTCGAGCTGTTCGCGGATCCGGACGCCGTCGCCCGCCGCATCGCCACGGCGCTCGGTGCGATCTCGGACGCGCACCCCGTGACCTCGCCCGTGCAGGTGCAGGCCGGCGCGCACCGGGCGGAGTGA
- a CDS encoding L-threonylcarbamoyladenylate synthase translates to MTDTTRTIPWDGTLDPRAAAAVEAPGGLVVAATKVGYILMTTDGAGLERKFDAKQRNRDKPGVVLCTSIEQLQQLAVLNDEILAFYQEHWDADVLLGCILPWREDAKHLLPDETAAQLAMDRRGTSCFVIRFGRPAEQLAEHLWAEGRLAFASSANPSGQGNRGRVEGIGERIEQQADVIVAADDYVASIQPGLDETSRHEQGVMVSMVDASGALIPEQRGERSVTPNPTLIRRGLAVDAIMSALARSFPSWDYRHGEYY, encoded by the coding sequence ATGACCGACACCACCCGCACGATCCCCTGGGACGGGACGCTCGACCCGCGCGCCGCCGCGGCCGTCGAGGCGCCCGGCGGACTCGTCGTCGCCGCCACCAAGGTCGGCTACATCCTCATGACCACCGACGGCGCCGGCCTCGAGCGCAAGTTCGACGCCAAGCAGCGCAACCGCGACAAGCCCGGCGTGGTGCTCTGCACGAGCATCGAGCAGCTGCAGCAGCTCGCGGTGCTGAACGACGAGATCCTCGCGTTCTACCAGGAGCACTGGGACGCCGACGTGCTGCTCGGCTGCATCCTCCCGTGGCGCGAGGACGCGAAGCACCTCCTCCCCGACGAGACCGCCGCCCAGCTCGCGATGGACCGCCGGGGCACGAGCTGCTTCGTGATCCGGTTCGGCCGCCCCGCCGAGCAGCTCGCCGAGCACCTGTGGGCGGAGGGCCGCCTGGCGTTCGCGAGCTCCGCCAACCCGTCCGGCCAGGGCAACCGCGGACGCGTCGAGGGGATCGGCGAGCGCATCGAGCAGCAGGCCGACGTCATCGTCGCGGCCGACGACTACGTGGCCTCCATCCAGCCGGGGCTCGACGAGACGAGCCGCCACGAGCAGGGCGTCATGGTCTCCATGGTCGACGCGTCGGGCGCGCTCATCCCCGAGCAGCGCGGGGAGCGCTCCGTCACGCCGAACCCCACGCTCATCCGCCGCGGCCTCGCGGTCGACGCCATCATGTCGGCGCTCGCCCGCTCCTTCCCGTCGTGGGACTACCGCCACGGCGAGTACTACTGA
- a CDS encoding DNA/RNA helicase domain-containing protein, with protein MIVGDTFNKSVCLDFESRLIKLFSGDGAYEVLNRNIGITNAEYFDRVAYTAQFETVFEQLREDGLFHRSIDEIQNTDLFKLSPFKALTRDQELAIEGVLEALVHDLRGGAASTTVIQGEPGTGKTVVAIYLLKLIADVDRLEPEDVVDSDSLFVEYFLGEHREALSGLRTGLVIPQQSLRRSVERVFASTPGLHGVAVLSPFDVGDGEEHFDLLVVDEAHRLNQRANQASGPLNTNFREITTRLYGVDDTTKTQLDWIRSRSTHQILLIVPAQSVRPSDLPATTVTRLLDDARRSERLHPLMSQMRVAAGSDYVGHVRRLLGATSSALPEQPSSAESLGEYEFRMFDDVAAMHDAIRDRDRRHGLSRMVAGYAWRWVSKKDAAAFDIRLGDYRARWNSTSRDWISSPGALEEVGSIHTVQGYDLNYAGVIIGPDLRYDVERGRLTMDRASYFDKKGRENNPTLGITYSDEDLRLLISNVYAVLLTRGIRGTFVHVVDPALRDHLRRFIPAAE; from the coding sequence GTGATCGTCGGGGACACGTTCAACAAGTCGGTGTGCCTCGACTTCGAGTCGCGACTCATCAAGCTCTTCTCGGGCGACGGCGCCTACGAGGTCCTCAACCGCAACATCGGCATCACGAACGCCGAGTACTTCGACCGCGTCGCCTACACAGCCCAGTTCGAGACGGTCTTCGAACAGCTGCGCGAAGACGGTCTCTTCCACCGGTCCATCGACGAGATCCAGAACACCGACCTCTTCAAGCTGTCGCCGTTCAAGGCCCTGACGCGCGACCAGGAGCTGGCGATCGAGGGCGTCCTCGAAGCCCTGGTGCACGACCTGCGCGGTGGCGCGGCCAGCACCACCGTCATCCAGGGCGAGCCGGGCACCGGCAAGACCGTCGTGGCCATCTACCTCCTCAAGCTCATCGCGGACGTCGACCGGCTCGAGCCGGAGGACGTGGTCGACAGCGACTCCCTCTTCGTCGAGTACTTCCTCGGCGAGCACCGGGAGGCCCTCTCGGGGCTGCGCACGGGGCTGGTCATCCCGCAGCAGTCGTTGCGCCGCTCCGTCGAGCGCGTCTTCGCCAGCACGCCCGGGCTGCACGGCGTCGCCGTGCTGTCCCCCTTCGACGTCGGCGACGGCGAGGAGCACTTCGACCTCCTGGTCGTGGACGAGGCGCATCGACTCAACCAGCGCGCCAACCAGGCCTCCGGTCCGCTCAACACCAATTTCCGGGAGATCACCACGCGCCTGTACGGCGTGGACGACACGACGAAGACGCAGCTCGACTGGATCCGCTCGAGGAGCACGCACCAGATCCTCCTGATCGTTCCCGCGCAGAGCGTGCGGCCGTCTGACCTCCCGGCGACCACGGTGACGCGCCTGCTCGATGACGCGCGTCGATCCGAGCGGCTGCATCCGCTCATGTCGCAGATGCGCGTGGCAGCGGGTTCCGACTACGTCGGTCACGTGCGCCGTCTCCTCGGTGCCACGTCCAGCGCCCTGCCGGAGCAGCCGTCGTCGGCGGAGTCGCTGGGTGAGTACGAGTTCCGGATGTTCGACGACGTGGCCGCGATGCACGACGCGATCCGCGACCGCGACCGCCGACACGGCCTGTCGCGCATGGTCGCGGGGTACGCATGGAGATGGGTGTCCAAGAAGGACGCCGCGGCCTTCGACATCCGGTTGGGCGACTACCGGGCACGCTGGAACAGCACGTCGCGCGACTGGATCTCATCACCAGGCGCGCTGGAGGAGGTCGGCTCCATACACACCGTGCAGGGGTACGACCTCAACTACGCCGGCGTGATCATCGGACCGGACCTCCGGTACGACGTGGAGCGCGGCCGCCTCACCATGGATCGCGCGTCCTACTTCGACAAGAAGGGACGGGAGAACAACCCCACGCTCGGGATCACCTACAGCGACGAGGACCTGCGGCTCCTGATCAGCAACGTCTACGCGGTCCTCCTGACGCGCGGGATCCGCGGGACCTTCGTCCACGTCGTCGATCCCGCCTTGCGCGACCACCTGCGCCGCTTCATCCCCGCGGCCGAGTAG
- a CDS encoding nucleotide pyrophosphohydrolase, with protein MPSPDVRAELAAFVAERDWAQFHTPENLAKSVAIEAGELLECFQWDADGDPEHVQAELADVLTYCLLLAERLGVDPDRIVLDKLAVTRAKYPVEKARGRSDRYDAL; from the coding sequence ATGCCCAGCCCCGACGTGCGCGCCGAGCTCGCCGCATTCGTGGCCGAACGGGATTGGGCGCAGTTCCACACGCCGGAGAACCTCGCGAAGAGCGTCGCGATCGAAGCCGGCGAGCTGCTCGAATGCTTCCAGTGGGACGCCGACGGCGACCCCGAGCACGTGCAGGCCGAGCTCGCCGACGTGCTGACCTACTGCCTGCTCCTCGCCGAGCGGCTGGGGGTGGACCCGGACCGGATCGTGCTCGACAAGCTGGCGGTCACGCGCGCCAAGTACCCGGTCGAGAAGGCGCGCGGCCGCAGCGACCGCTATGACGCTCTCTGA
- a CDS encoding type I restriction endonuclease, which yields MEFAERLAALALKVRNQRDAIQTEEATKNAFIMPFISTILGYDVFNPLEVVPEFTADLGLKKGEKIDYAIMRDGEVQILIECKKSTEPLKIEHASQLFRYFAVTNARIAVLTNGEVYHFYTDLDAPNRMDEKPFLVLDLADIDETLLPELMKLTKDVFDLDSIISAAGELKYVGALKRAIAAEFREPTPEWVKLLTRRVYDGMFTEKVREQFTTLVGKASKQYLNEQVNDRLKTALGAPAFPSAPATASPDVITSEDAVVADLDRDTEIETTLEELEGYQIVKAIACSEVKPQRVVHRDAKSYLAVLLDDNNRKPIARLHFNGKKQKYLGLFDAHKVETRHPIGSLDEIYAHADEIRAAIRAHAGEAVGA from the coding sequence GTGGAATTCGCCGAACGACTGGCCGCCCTGGCCCTGAAGGTCCGCAACCAGCGCGACGCCATCCAGACGGAGGAGGCGACGAAGAACGCGTTCATCATGCCGTTCATCTCCACGATCCTCGGATACGACGTCTTCAACCCCCTCGAGGTGGTGCCCGAGTTCACGGCGGACCTCGGCCTCAAGAAGGGCGAGAAGATCGACTACGCGATCATGCGCGACGGCGAGGTGCAGATCCTCATCGAGTGCAAGAAGTCGACGGAGCCGCTCAAGATCGAGCACGCATCGCAGCTCTTCCGCTACTTCGCCGTGACGAACGCGCGCATCGCCGTGCTCACGAACGGCGAGGTCTACCACTTCTACACGGACCTCGACGCGCCGAACCGCATGGACGAGAAGCCGTTCCTCGTGCTCGACCTCGCGGACATCGACGAGACGCTGCTGCCGGAGCTCATGAAGCTCACGAAGGACGTGTTCGATCTCGACTCGATCATCAGCGCCGCAGGCGAGCTCAAGTACGTCGGTGCGTTGAAGCGCGCGATCGCCGCGGAGTTCCGCGAGCCGACGCCGGAATGGGTGAAGCTCCTCACTCGCCGCGTGTACGACGGGATGTTCACGGAGAAGGTGCGCGAGCAGTTCACGACACTCGTCGGGAAGGCGTCGAAGCAGTACCTGAACGAGCAGGTGAACGACCGCCTGAAGACGGCGCTCGGTGCGCCCGCATTCCCCTCGGCGCCCGCCACCGCGTCGCCCGACGTGATCACCAGCGAGGACGCGGTCGTAGCGGACCTCGACCGCGACACCGAGATCGAGACGACGCTCGAGGAGCTCGAGGGGTACCAGATCGTCAAGGCGATCGCCTGCAGCGAGGTGAAGCCGCAGCGCGTGGTGCACCGCGACGCGAAGTCGTACCTGGCCGTCCTGCTCGACGACAACAACCGCAAGCCCATCGCGCGCCTGCACTTCAACGGCAAGAAGCAGAAGTACCTGGGCCTCTTCGACGCGCACAAGGTCGAGACGCGGCACCCGATCGGGTCGCTGGATGAGATCTACGCGCACGCGGACGAGATCCGCGCGGCGATCCGGGCGCACGCGGGGGAGGCGGTCGGCGCGTAG